Proteins encoded by one window of Sediminicoccus rosea:
- a CDS encoding methyltransferase domain-containing protein, which produces MEANPDIFDRRLMRLRRERAAPHMDQVAPILEAAAEILLDRLDDTTRRFSRALDLGGRGVVAPRLAARGIPLIVSMDLARGMAMRAGGHPVVGDEEWLPFAEGSFDLIVANLSLHGVNDLPGALVQLRRALRPDGLFLASLPGFGTLQGLREALAAAEAETRGGVSPRIAPFAELRDLAGLLQRAGFALPVADQDRLPLEYRTPLGLIADLRAAGEGNAIRAADRRTPPRALFPLAFSALDLSMELRLLVMTGWAPHESQQKPARPGSADARLADALGTREYKAGDKAG; this is translated from the coding sequence ATGGAAGCCAATCCGGACATCTTCGACCGCCGCCTGATGCGCCTCCGCCGGGAGCGCGCCGCCCCGCATATGGACCAGGTGGCCCCCATCCTGGAGGCCGCGGCCGAGATCCTGCTGGACCGGCTGGACGACACGACGCGCCGCTTCTCCCGCGCGCTCGACCTGGGCGGGCGCGGCGTGGTCGCCCCCCGGCTGGCCGCGCGCGGCATTCCCCTCATCGTCTCGATGGACCTGGCCCGCGGCATGGCCATGCGCGCCGGCGGCCATCCCGTCGTGGGCGATGAGGAATGGCTGCCCTTCGCCGAGGGCAGCTTCGACCTCATCGTCGCCAATCTCAGCCTGCATGGCGTGAACGACCTGCCCGGCGCCCTGGTCCAGCTGCGCCGGGCGCTGCGGCCGGATGGCCTCTTCCTCGCCTCGCTCCCCGGCTTCGGCACGCTGCAGGGCCTGCGCGAGGCGCTGGCCGCGGCGGAGGCGGAGACGCGCGGCGGCGTCTCGCCCCGCATCGCCCCCTTCGCCGAGCTGCGGGACCTGGCCGGCCTGCTGCAGCGTGCGGGCTTCGCCCTGCCGGTGGCCGACCAGGACCGGCTGCCCCTGGAATACCGCACGCCCCTGGGCCTGATCGCCGACCTGCGCGCCGCCGGCGAGGGCAATGCGATCCGCGCGGCGGATCGCCGCACGCCGCCGCGCGCCTTGTTTCCCCTGGCTTTTTCGGCGCTCGATCTCTCGATGGAGCTGCGCCTGCTGGTGATGACGGGCTGGGCGCCGCATGAGAGCCAGCAGAAGCCCGCCCGCCCCGGCAGCGCCGATGCGCGGCTCGCGGACGCGCTTGGCACGCGGGAATACAAGGCCGGCGATAAAGCGGGTTGA
- a CDS encoding DnaJ C-terminal domain-containing protein: protein MAEDPYKTLGVPRDASPEAIKAAYRKLARQHHPDLNPGKPEAEARFKAVSAANDLLSDPEKRARFDRGEIDAEGQEQRPAGGYRQYAEQPTGEKYGARYGQRPEAEVFEDLFADLFEQRRRAESAPRRGQDESYRLAVPFLHAVQGATETLTLPDGRSLSVKIPPGVETGQVLRLRGQGGPGRNGGPAGDALIELEVAEDKLYRRDGFDLHMELPVTLKEAVLGGPVLVPTPGGPLRVTLPEGSDSGRQIRLRGRGVAAHGGREAGDLFLTPRIVIGAADEALKAFLRDWTPEQPEDPRAGLGETP, encoded by the coding sequence ATGGCCGAAGACCCCTACAAGACGCTGGGTGTCCCGAGGGACGCCTCGCCCGAGGCGATCAAGGCGGCCTATCGCAAGCTGGCCCGCCAGCACCACCCCGACCTCAACCCCGGCAAGCCCGAGGCCGAGGCCCGCTTCAAGGCGGTCTCCGCCGCCAATGACCTGCTGAGCGACCCCGAGAAGCGCGCCCGCTTCGACCGCGGCGAGATCGACGCCGAGGGCCAGGAGCAGCGCCCGGCCGGCGGCTATCGCCAATATGCCGAGCAGCCCACCGGCGAGAAATACGGCGCCCGCTACGGCCAGCGGCCCGAGGCCGAGGTGTTCGAGGATCTCTTCGCCGATCTCTTCGAGCAGCGCCGCCGCGCCGAATCCGCGCCCCGCCGCGGCCAGGACGAAAGCTACCGGCTGGCCGTGCCCTTCCTGCACGCGGTGCAGGGTGCGACCGAGACGCTCACCCTGCCCGATGGCCGCAGCCTCAGCGTGAAGATCCCGCCCGGCGTCGAGACCGGCCAGGTGCTGCGGCTGCGCGGACAAGGCGGGCCCGGCCGCAATGGCGGCCCGGCCGGTGACGCGCTGATCGAACTCGAGGTGGCGGAGGACAAACTCTACCGCCGCGACGGCTTCGACCTGCACATGGAGCTGCCGGTGACGCTGAAGGAGGCGGTGCTCGGTGGCCCGGTGCTGGTGCCGACACCGGGCGGCCCGCTGCGCGTCACCCTGCCGGAGGGCAGCGATTCCGGCCGTCAGATCCGCCTGCGCGGCCGCGGCGTCGCCGCCCATGGCGGGCGCGAGGCGGGCGATCTCTTCCTCACGCCGCGCATCGTGATCGGCGCCGCGGATGAGGCGCTGAAAGCCTTCCTGCGCGACTGGACGCCCGAGCAGCCAGAGGATCCCCGCGCCGGGCTGGGGGAAACGCCATGA
- the radC gene encoding RadC family protein has protein sequence MTRRRGLSEAGGLFDPAPVAATPAGVEGHRGRMRQKLIEGGAEGILDHELIEMLLFLALPRRDTKPIARAMLARFGSFADALSAPTQELRQIDGLGDAGIAALRTVQVAALRLVQAPLKKQEVLNNWDRLMDYLTAAMARERVEQFRVIFLDAKNRLLADEAQARGTVNHTPVYPREVVKRALELHATALILVHNHPSGDPTPSRADIEMTAEVKQAAAALGITLHDHVIIGREQQLSFRREGLL, from the coding sequence ATGACGCGGCGGCGCGGCTTGTCCGAGGCGGGCGGCCTGTTTGATCCCGCCCCGGTCGCGGCCACGCCCGCGGGCGTGGAGGGCCATCGCGGCCGGATGCGGCAGAAGCTGATCGAGGGCGGGGCGGAGGGCATCCTCGACCATGAACTCATCGAGATGCTGCTCTTCCTCGCCCTGCCGCGCCGCGACACCAAGCCCATCGCCCGCGCCATGCTGGCCCGCTTCGGCAGCTTCGCCGATGCCTTGAGCGCGCCCACCCAGGAACTCCGCCAGATCGACGGGCTGGGCGATGCCGGCATCGCTGCGCTGCGCACCGTCCAGGTGGCGGCGCTGCGCCTCGTCCAGGCGCCGCTGAAAAAGCAGGAGGTCCTGAACAACTGGGACCGGCTGATGGACTACCTCACCGCCGCCATGGCGCGGGAGCGGGTGGAGCAGTTCCGCGTCATCTTCCTCGACGCCAAGAATCGCCTGCTGGCCGATGAGGCGCAGGCGCGCGGCACGGTGAATCACACGCCGGTCTACCCGCGCGAGGTGGTGAAGCGCGCGCTCGAACTGCACGCCACCGCGCTGATCCTGGTGCACAACCACCCCTCGGGCGACCCGACGCCCAGCCGCGCCGATATCGAGATGACGGCGGAGGTGAAGCAGGCGGCCGCCGCGCTCGGTATCACCCTGCACGACCATGTGATCATCGGGCGGGAGCAGCAGCTCTCCTTCCGGCGCGAGGGCCTGCTCTAG
- a CDS encoding rhodanese-like domain-containing protein has protein sequence MTSVTPATLKAWISEGSELAILDAREEGEFGHGHLFWAVPCPLSKKELRARALLPRKATRVVCVDGGEGHAEKLAAYLTAIGYADVHVLQGGTPAWAAAGYVVFTGVHVPSKAFGEWVEHHYGTESLDPPELQALKDSGQPMVILDSRPMDEFVKMTIPGAVNVPGGELAYRIGDLVPDAGTTIVVNCAGRTRSIMGAESLRRAGVPNRIVALRNGTMGWELAGFQCERGVTRSYAPGTPASAALALQRASAFAAEHGVKLITRAAAEAMLADADRSTYALDVRAAEEYAAGHIPGFRHAPGGQLVQATDQWVAVRGARVILADDDTVRARMSAAWLRQMGGWEVFVVEGALDGALETGPWRPVAPEVPQMPTVPPQALAAEAGVTVVDLARSIDFRVGHIPGSVWAVRGRVPKVAGPVVVTAPDPWLAHLAAAEIPGARVLEGGVAAWKAAGLPIAADRTNPADEACVDWYLRPYDRNSGIEAAMHAYLSWEIDLVHEVARDGDARFGAW, from the coding sequence ATGACGAGTGTCACGCCGGCCACGCTGAAGGCCTGGATTTCGGAAGGGTCCGAACTCGCCATCCTCGACGCGCGCGAGGAGGGGGAGTTCGGCCATGGGCACCTCTTCTGGGCGGTGCCCTGCCCGCTCTCCAAGAAAGAGCTGCGCGCCCGCGCGCTGCTGCCGCGAAAGGCCACGCGCGTGGTCTGCGTGGATGGCGGCGAGGGGCATGCGGAGAAGCTCGCCGCATACCTCACCGCCATCGGCTATGCCGATGTGCATGTGCTGCAGGGCGGCACGCCGGCCTGGGCGGCGGCGGGCTATGTCGTCTTCACCGGCGTGCACGTGCCCTCCAAGGCCTTCGGCGAGTGGGTGGAACACCACTACGGCACCGAGAGCCTGGACCCGCCGGAGCTGCAGGCGCTCAAGGATTCCGGCCAGCCCATGGTCATCCTCGACAGCCGCCCGATGGACGAGTTCGTCAAGATGACCATCCCCGGCGCGGTGAACGTGCCGGGCGGCGAGCTGGCCTATCGCATCGGGGACCTGGTGCCCGATGCCGGGACCACCATCGTGGTGAATTGCGCGGGCCGCACCCGCAGCATCATGGGCGCCGAGAGCCTGCGCCGCGCGGGGGTGCCCAACCGCATCGTCGCACTTCGCAATGGCACCATGGGCTGGGAGCTGGCGGGCTTCCAATGTGAGCGCGGCGTGACCCGCAGCTACGCGCCGGGCACGCCGGCCAGCGCGGCGCTGGCGCTGCAACGCGCCAGCGCCTTCGCCGCCGAGCACGGCGTGAAGCTCATCACCCGCGCCGCCGCCGAGGCGATGCTGGCCGATGCCGACCGCAGCACCTATGCGCTCGATGTCCGCGCGGCCGAGGAATACGCCGCCGGCCACATCCCGGGCTTCCGCCACGCCCCGGGCGGGCAGCTGGTGCAGGCGACCGACCAATGGGTCGCGGTGCGCGGCGCACGCGTGATCCTGGCGGATGACGACACGGTGCGCGCCCGCATGTCCGCCGCCTGGCTGCGCCAGATGGGCGGCTGGGAGGTCTTCGTGGTCGAGGGCGCCCTCGACGGCGCGCTCGAGACCGGCCCCTGGCGCCCCGTGGCGCCCGAGGTGCCGCAGATGCCGACCGTGCCCCCCCAGGCGCTGGCCGCCGAGGCCGGCGTGACCGTGGTGGACCTGGCGCGCAGCATCGACTTCCGCGTGGGCCACATCCCGGGCTCGGTCTGGGCGGTGCGCGGCCGCGTGCCGAAGGTGGCGGGCCCCGTGGTGGTGACGGCGCCCGACCCCTGGCTCGCCCATCTCGCCGCGGCCGAGATCCCTGGCGCGCGGGTGCTGGAGGGCGGCGTCGCCGCCTGGAAGGCGGCGGGCCTGCCGATCGCGGCCGACCGCACCAACCCGGCCGACGAGGCCTGCGTGGACTGGTATCTCCGCCCCTATGACCGGAACTCCGGCATCGAGGCGGCCATGCACGCCTATCTCTCCTGGGAGATCGACCTCGTGCATGAGGTGGCGCGCGACGGCGATGCGCGCTTCGGCGCCTGGTAG
- a CDS encoding DUF1178 family protein: MIRFSLRCDNAHEFESWFKDSAAYDRMAAAGLVDCPVCGDTRVSKALMAPAIRKTPGVKGRAPAAVPAEPPKAEADSQTPRLAAGPMPAQVVALLQRMRQEIEKNCDYLGKDFAKEARRIHEGEAEPRGIYGEATEAEAEALREEGIEVARLPWVPRADG, translated from the coding sequence ATGATCCGCTTCTCGCTCCGCTGCGACAACGCGCATGAATTCGAAAGCTGGTTCAAGGACAGCGCCGCCTATGACCGCATGGCCGCAGCAGGCCTGGTGGATTGCCCGGTCTGTGGCGACACCCGGGTGAGCAAGGCGCTGATGGCGCCCGCCATCCGCAAGACCCCGGGCGTGAAGGGCCGCGCGCCCGCGGCCGTTCCGGCCGAGCCGCCCAAGGCCGAGGCGGACAGCCAGACGCCGCGCCTTGCCGCCGGCCCCATGCCGGCGCAGGTCGTCGCCCTGCTGCAGCGCATGCGGCAGGAGATCGAGAAGAACTGCGACTATCTCGGCAAGGATTTCGCCAAGGAAGCCCGCCGCATCCATGAGGGCGAGGCCGAGCCGCGCGGCATCTATGGCGAGGCGACGGAGGCCGAGGCCGAGGCCCTGCGCGAGGAGGGGATCGAGGTGGCGCGCCTGCCCTGGGTTCCCCGCGCCGACGGGTGA
- a CDS encoding ComF family protein, translated as MGGGILDALLPPTCLTCEAPVGAQGGQCPNCFGSLAFVTAPLCDRCGVPFPHAGAGIPHLEALWCEACVTAPPAFAQARAALRYDAGAKALILPFKHRDRTELAAPLARHMARAGADLLRRAELLVPVPLHRWRLFRRRHNQAALLAARLARLSRVPHAPMLLRRQRATQPLGELGARAREAVLEGAFGLAPGAPARLHGKRVLLVDDVLTSGATADACARVLLAAGAAEVMVLAAARVSDPRIERPA; from the coding sequence TTGGGCGGCGGCATCCTGGATGCGCTGCTGCCGCCCACCTGCCTGACCTGCGAGGCGCCGGTCGGCGCCCAGGGTGGGCAATGCCCCAACTGCTTCGGCAGCCTTGCCTTCGTCACCGCGCCGCTCTGCGACCGCTGCGGCGTGCCTTTCCCGCATGCTGGCGCCGGCATCCCGCATCTGGAGGCGCTATGGTGCGAGGCCTGCGTCACCGCGCCGCCCGCCTTCGCCCAGGCCCGCGCCGCATTGCGCTATGACGCGGGCGCCAAGGCGCTGATCTTGCCCTTCAAGCATCGCGACAGGACGGAGCTGGCCGCCCCCCTCGCCCGGCACATGGCCCGCGCCGGGGCCGACCTGCTGCGCCGTGCCGAGCTTCTGGTGCCGGTCCCACTGCACCGCTGGCGCCTCTTCCGGCGGCGGCATAACCAGGCGGCGCTGCTGGCGGCGCGGCTGGCGCGGCTGAGCCGGGTGCCGCATGCGCCCATGCTGCTGCGCCGGCAGCGCGCCACTCAGCCGCTCGGTGAGCTCGGCGCCCGCGCGCGGGAGGCGGTGCTGGAGGGCGCCTTTGGCCTCGCTCCGGGCGCGCCCGCCCGGCTGCACGGCAAGCGCGTGCTGCTGGTGGATGACGTTCTGACCAGCGGCGCCACGGCCGATGCCTGCGCGCGGGTGCTGCTCGCGGCCGGCGCGGCGGAGGTGATGGTGCTGGCCGCCGCCCGCGTGTCCGACCCGCGGATCGAGCGGCCCGCCTGA
- the grxC gene encoding glutaredoxin 3 — protein sequence MAKIEIYTTAFCPYCDRARALLTKRGANFEEFDAPHGSQARKDAIARSGGRTTVPQIFINGQAIGGSDDLVALDRAGKLDALLAG from the coding sequence ATGGCCAAGATCGAAATCTACACCACCGCCTTCTGCCCCTATTGCGACCGCGCCCGCGCGCTGCTGACCAAGCGGGGCGCGAACTTCGAGGAATTCGACGCGCCGCATGGCAGCCAGGCGCGCAAGGACGCCATCGCCCGCTCTGGCGGCCGCACCACCGTCCCGCAGATCTTCATCAACGGGCAGGCGATCGGCGGATCGGATGACCTCGTGGCACTCGACCGCGCGGGCAAGCTCGACGCGCTGCTCGCCGGCTGA
- a CDS encoding chaperone modulator CbpM, whose translation MITLDILCARFTRLRIEDLQGWITEGHVRPEREGGQLVFTELDVERVRLILELRHDMAVNEEALPVVLSLLDQLYELRRRLRAMGVEPDATP comes from the coding sequence ATGATCACGCTCGACATCCTTTGCGCCCGCTTCACCCGCCTGCGCATCGAGGACCTGCAAGGCTGGATCACCGAGGGCCATGTGCGGCCCGAGCGCGAGGGCGGCCAGCTCGTCTTCACCGAGCTGGATGTGGAACGCGTGCGCCTGATCCTGGAACTGCGCCACGACATGGCGGTGAACGAGGAGGCGCTGCCCGTCGTCCTCTCCCTGCTCGACCAGCTCTACGAATTGCGGCGCCGGCTGCGCGCCATGGGCGTGGAGCCGGACGCCACGCCTTAG
- a CDS encoding FAD binding domain-containing protein, whose amino-acid sequence MKWPAMGYVRAASLPDLWSVLAQHGASAQIIAGGQTLLATLAFRLSEPGTLVDITRIPELRGIRMTDGVLRIGALTRHAELGRDALVAQHAPLLTGAVPLIAHPAIRNRGTIGGSLAYADPAAELPACIVALDAVVVTASATGERRIPARDFFTDLLQTALNPGEIIAAVEIPLAARLSAIQEVARRSGDYAMAGLAAALRLEGGRVVAPRLVYFGVGNGPVLAARASAALEGRALDAAAIAAAQAALAQDLDPPQDLHGPPEMKRHLARVLTGRVLNGFLTATEMAA is encoded by the coding sequence ATGAAGTGGCCGGCCATGGGCTATGTCCGCGCCGCGAGCCTGCCCGACCTCTGGTCGGTGCTCGCGCAGCACGGCGCATCGGCGCAGATCATCGCGGGCGGGCAGACGCTGCTCGCCACCCTCGCCTTCCGTCTTTCCGAACCCGGCACGCTCGTGGACATCACCCGCATCCCCGAACTGCGCGGCATCCGCATGACGGATGGCGTTCTGCGAATCGGCGCGCTGACGCGCCATGCCGAGCTGGGGCGCGATGCGCTGGTGGCGCAGCACGCGCCGCTGCTGACCGGCGCCGTGCCGCTGATCGCCCACCCGGCCATCCGCAACCGCGGGACCATCGGCGGCAGCCTCGCCTATGCCGATCCGGCGGCCGAACTGCCCGCCTGCATCGTGGCGCTGGATGCGGTGGTGGTGACGGCCTCCGCCACCGGCGAGCGGCGCATCCCGGCGCGCGACTTCTTCACCGACCTGCTCCAGACCGCACTGAACCCGGGCGAGATCATCGCCGCCGTGGAAATCCCGCTGGCCGCGCGCCTCTCCGCCATCCAGGAAGTCGCGCGCCGGTCGGGCGACTATGCGATGGCCGGCCTCGCCGCCGCGCTGCGGCTGGAGGGTGGGCGCGTCGTGGCGCCGCGCCTCGTCTATTTCGGCGTGGGCAATGGCCCGGTGCTGGCCGCCCGCGCTTCCGCCGCGCTGGAAGGCCGCGCGCTCGACGCCGCCGCCATCGCCGCCGCCCAGGCCGCGCTGGCCCAGGATCTCGACCCGCCGCAGGACCTGCATGGCCCGCCTGAGATGAAACGCCACCTGGCCCGCGTGCTGACCGGCCGCGTGCTGAACGGCTTCCTGACTGCCACGGAGATGGCCGCATGA
- a CDS encoding LysR substrate-binding domain-containing protein has product MNLRDLRYLLALAEHGHFGLAAEACGISQPTLSVQLRKLEEELGVALFERGNKGVTPTEACTRLLGHVRGAVAEADAILNLARGLRDPLAGRLRLGVIPTLAPYLLPLVFGPLREALPRLDLEPWEDQTALLLERLQRHELDAALLATEPEGPEWQSEALFEEPFLAALPPEHALAAEARVSQTDLARDILVLADGHCLREQALEACGHRGALGGTLRAASLPTLMNMVAAGYGTTLVPGLAAGVAQDSGITLRPLAEPAGRIIRIVWRARFPRHAAVQAVAEVIATRLRAFAVTLP; this is encoded by the coding sequence ATGAACCTGCGTGACCTCCGCTACCTCCTCGCCCTGGCCGAGCACGGGCATTTCGGCTTGGCGGCCGAGGCCTGCGGCATCAGCCAGCCCACCCTCTCCGTGCAGCTCCGCAAGCTGGAGGAGGAGCTGGGCGTGGCGCTCTTCGAGCGCGGCAACAAGGGCGTCACCCCCACCGAGGCCTGCACCCGGCTGCTCGGCCATGTGCGTGGCGCGGTGGCGGAGGCGGATGCCATCCTGAACCTGGCGCGCGGCCTGCGGGACCCGCTGGCCGGGCGGCTGCGCCTCGGCGTCATCCCGACGCTGGCGCCCTATCTGCTTCCCCTCGTCTTCGGCCCGCTGCGGGAGGCGCTGCCCCGGCTCGACCTTGAACCCTGGGAGGACCAGACCGCCCTGCTGCTCGAACGCCTCCAGCGGCATGAGCTGGACGCGGCGCTGCTGGCCACCGAGCCGGAGGGCCCGGAATGGCAGAGCGAGGCGCTGTTCGAGGAGCCCTTCCTGGCCGCCCTGCCGCCCGAGCACGCCCTGGCCGCCGAGGCGCGTGTGAGCCAGACCGACCTGGCGCGGGACATCCTGGTGCTGGCCGATGGGCATTGCCTGCGCGAACAGGCGCTGGAGGCCTGCGGGCATCGCGGCGCGCTGGGGGGCACGCTGCGCGCGGCCAGCCTGCCCACCCTGATGAACATGGTGGCGGCGGGCTACGGGACGACCCTCGTGCCCGGGCTCGCTGCCGGCGTGGCGCAGGATTCGGGCATCACGCTCCGCCCGCTGGCCGAGCCCGCGGGGCGCATCATCCGCATCGTCTGGCGCGCCCGCTTTCCGCGCCACGCGGCGGTGCAGGCGGTGGCGGAGGTGATCGCGACGCGGCTGCGGGCCTTCGCGGTGACCCTGCCCTAG
- a CDS encoding cysteine dioxygenase family protein encodes MNSMDVKAARTAAVAAAVGRVREIEARMGVTREALEAIKAELMTLAAQEHLFPSAEFPPPPNGEKGSNRYLLREEDNNRFALYLNALNPGNETKPHDHTTWAVVVAVDGQELNKVYDRVDDGSDPERCEMRVREEIMVEPGRGICLMPDDIHSIHTTGTRPTRHLHMYGLALEKLDGRRAFDDKTGVVSYYNKNFMKPTADAKA; translated from the coding sequence ATGAACAGCATGGATGTGAAGGCGGCCCGCACCGCCGCCGTGGCCGCCGCCGTGGGCCGCGTGCGAGAGATCGAGGCCCGCATGGGCGTCACGCGCGAGGCGCTGGAGGCCATCAAGGCCGAACTCATGACGCTCGCCGCGCAGGAGCACCTGTTCCCGAGCGCCGAATTCCCGCCCCCGCCCAATGGCGAGAAGGGCAGCAACCGCTACCTGCTGCGCGAGGAGGACAACAACCGCTTCGCCCTCTACCTGAACGCGCTGAACCCGGGCAACGAGACCAAGCCGCATGACCACACCACCTGGGCCGTCGTCGTCGCCGTGGATGGGCAGGAGCTGAACAAGGTCTATGACCGCGTGGATGACGGCTCCGACCCCGAGCGCTGCGAGATGCGCGTGCGCGAGGAGATCATGGTGGAGCCGGGCCGCGGCATCTGCCTGATGCCGGACGACATCCACTCCATCCACACCACAGGCACCCGCCCCACGCGGCACCTGCACATGTACGGGCTGGCGCTGGAGAAGCTGGATGGCCGCCGCGCCTTCGACGACAAGACGGGCGTCGTCTCCTATTACAACAAGAATTTCATGAAGCCGACGGCGGACGCGAAGGCCTGA
- the map gene encoding type I methionyl aminopeptidase, producing MENSGGESRRITRHAPEDFEGARRAGALAAACLDMITPHVRPGVTTGQLDQLCHDFMVAHGAVPATLGYRGYTKSSCISINHVVCHGIPGERTIADGDILNIDVTALLDGWHGDTSRMYAAGEISTKARLLMDVTYEAMMRGIAMAKPGNTFGDIGHAIQIYAEKHRFSIVRDFCGHGIGRKFHEPPNVLHFGRPGEGPKLAPGMFFTIEPMVNAGRPEVKILDDGWTAVTRDRSLSAQFEHMVGITETGCEIFTLSPGGMHKPPYVVPG from the coding sequence ATGGAAAATTCGGGCGGCGAATCCCGCCGCATCACGCGCCATGCGCCAGAGGATTTCGAGGGAGCGCGCCGGGCCGGCGCGCTCGCTGCCGCATGCCTCGACATGATCACGCCGCATGTCCGCCCCGGCGTCACCACCGGGCAGCTGGACCAGCTCTGCCATGACTTCATGGTGGCGCATGGGGCGGTGCCGGCCACGCTCGGCTATCGCGGCTACACCAAATCCTCCTGCATCTCGATCAACCACGTCGTCTGCCACGGCATCCCGGGCGAGCGGACCATCGCCGACGGCGATATCCTCAATATCGACGTGACCGCGCTGCTCGATGGCTGGCATGGCGACACCAGCCGCATGTACGCGGCGGGCGAGATCAGCACCAAGGCGCGGCTGCTGATGGACGTGACCTATGAGGCGATGATGCGCGGCATCGCCATGGCCAAGCCGGGCAACACCTTCGGCGACATTGGCCACGCCATCCAGATCTATGCCGAGAAGCACCGCTTCTCCATCGTGCGCGACTTCTGCGGCCACGGCATCGGCCGCAAGTTCCACGAGCCGCCGAACGTGCTGCATTTCGGCCGCCCGGGTGAAGGCCCGAAGCTGGCACCCGGCATGTTCTTCACCATCGAACCCATGGTGAATGCCGGCCGCCCCGAGGTGAAGATCCTGGATGATGGCTGGACCGCCGTGACGCGCGACCGCAGCCTCTCCGCGCAGTTCGAGCACATGGTCGGCATCACCGAGACGGGCTGCGAGATCTTCACGCTCAGCCCCGGGGGGATGCACAAACCCCCTTATGTCGTGCCGGGCTGA
- a CDS encoding TetR/AcrR family transcriptional regulator, which yields MEGSITRRRLEPAARREEIIRAAVAYFAEVGFGGPTRDLARRAGVTQALLYKYFASKAELREAVFERVYLGRIAPHWLDELRDRTVPIRARLCRFYGEYTRAIFTYEWMRIFMWAGLDGDALNRRYLEHVSALLLAPMRDEITAAAEGRWAPGMEDLWNLHGGIIYLGIRRHIYHLPVPEDVTPVIEAAVDRFLAPLGA from the coding sequence GTGGAGGGCAGCATCACGCGCCGCAGGCTCGAGCCGGCGGCCCGGCGCGAGGAGATCATCCGCGCCGCCGTCGCCTATTTCGCCGAGGTCGGCTTCGGTGGACCGACGCGCGACCTGGCGCGGCGGGCGGGCGTCACACAGGCGCTGCTCTACAAGTATTTCGCAAGCAAGGCCGAACTGCGCGAGGCGGTGTTCGAGCGCGTCTATCTCGGCCGCATCGCGCCGCATTGGCTGGACGAGCTGCGCGACCGCACGGTGCCGATCCGCGCCCGGCTCTGCCGCTTCTACGGCGAATACACCCGCGCCATCTTCACCTATGAATGGATGCGCATCTTCATGTGGGCCGGCCTGGACGGCGATGCGCTGAACCGCCGCTACCTCGAGCATGTGAGCGCGCTGTTGCTGGCGCCGATGCGCGACGAGATCACCGCCGCGGCGGAAGGCCGATGGGCGCCGGGGATGGAGGATCTGTGGAACCTCCATGGCGGCATCATCTATCTCGGCATCCGCCGGCACATCTACCATCTGCCGGTGCCGGAGGATGTGACGCCGGTGATCGAGGCGGCGGTGGACCGGTTCCTGGCGCCGCTCGGGGCATGA